The genomic region TGATCCACCTGTTGCTGCACTTCATTGAGGGAGGCCTCCAGACTCTCGGCCTCGAATGCCGCGACTTTCAATTGCTGCTCCATGTCGGCGATTTCGTTCTCCAGGCGCTGGCGCCAGGCATCCAGAGCAGCGATCTGTTGTTCTTCTTCGGGGGTGAGCGTGCTTCCCGGTGATTCCTTCAATCGGCGGGTGATGCGGGCGATCAGTTCCCGCGTCCGCGCTCGGATTTCTGCGCTCTCTCGCCGCTGTCCGTCCAGCGTGTGACGCATCTGATGAAGGCGACGAAGCAATCCCTCACGGGCGAGTCGAAGTTGCTCCAGTTCGTCGCGCAGTTCCAACAATCGTTGCCATTTCGAGAGCCGATCTTCCAGGTCGGCGGGTGGCGTCGCGAAAAGGTTCGTGTTGAACATAGTCTGCCACTCAGAAAAGAACTGGTGGAGGTGAGCGGAATCGAACCGCTGTCCGGAGGCCTTCAGCGCGAGGATCTACATACGTAGTCGCTTCTCAGCGTGTCGTCACTCGTGGAGGCGAAGCGACCCGCGCCACGAGCCACGCGATCGGCATCTGTGTCGCTGGCACTGGCCGACCGACAGCGCCAGCCAAGCCCGATGAGGTGACGTTCTGACCCTCACGCACGGGCGTTGTGAGGGAGAACGTGGCTGTCTTTAAGCAGCCATTTGATACTGCGTGTTGGCAGTTATTGTGTCCCGTGCCTGTTACGGGCCGGCACGGCCCCCGGTATGCACCTCGTCGCCTCCGTACCTCCGTCGAACCCATTGCACCCCCACTTCAGTCAGGAATTCTATCACCGCCCTTACTCGCCGGTCAACGCAGTTGTCCGTCACGCGCCGTGGCGAAGCTCACCCCTGTCAGGGGTCGTATCATCACCGGAGCGAGAGTCCGCTGTGCCCGCGGCCGAGGCCTCACTGCGCCGGGCGCGAAGGAGTTCGCAGGATCTCGGGCGGCAGCACTCGCTCCAGGAGAACTCTTCGAGAGAACGCACCCGTTGGTATGCAGGCAGATGGACCAATTGATTGAACCGATCGAGGACGGCTATAATTGCCCGTCATCATGACCGTGCCACGGAGCAATAGTGATCGCTTGTCCCCCGCATCGGTTGAGCATCGGGATGAGCGCTTGCGGGTCTCCTTCACGGACATTCCTCACACTCCTCGCTTGTTCGTTGACTTTGTCTGCAACTTCGCTCAGGTGAGCGAGTTTTATGGCCCGATGCAACGATCCGATCGTCCATTGAGCGCGTGGGCCGAAGACGTGGCGGGCCGGGCGCGCTGGCGACGTTTACTTGTGGATGTCCTGCGCGATCAGAACCGTCGCTTCGGAGGCGATGACGTCACGCAGGCCAACATTGACCGGCTGGCGGATTCCGGCTGCGTGGCCATCGTCACCGGTCAGCAAGCGGGACTCTTTACCGGTCCCCTGCTCACGCTCTACAAAGCCCTCACCGCCATTACCGTTGCGGCTGAGCTTCAGCGTCAGGGTATAGCGGCAGTGCCCGTTTTCTGGATCAACAGCGAGGATCACGATTTCGATGAGGTGAATCACTGTGGGGTCGTCGGGCGCGATGGTCAGTGGACGGAGATTCGTTATGCCGGAGCGGAGGAGGACCTCGGCAAGCCCGTCGCCGATCTCGTTCTGACAGGCGATATTGATCGGGCCATCGGCGAGTTGCTCGCCGCGCTCCCGAATTCGGAGTTCCTTCCTCAAATTGAAGCCGACCTGCGGTCGAGTTATCGGGCGGGGACTCGATTCGTCGAGGGATTCGCCCGGTTGCTGATGCGGATGCTCGGTGGTACCGGCTTGATTTTGTTCGATCCGTCGGATGCCCGGTTGAAACCGGCGCTCGTGCCGCTCTTTCGTCAGGTTCTCGCGCAATCCCGCCCTCTGGGAGCCGCTCTGCGGAAGCAAACGGAGATGCTTCAAAACCGGGGCTATCGCCCACCGATTCATCTGACCGAGGACAGCACGTTCCTTTTTTTCCGGGAGCAGGGGAAGCGGTATCCCCTGGTGTGGATGGGGGATCGAGTGGGGGTCAAGGGCGGGGCAACGACCTTCACCGAGCAGGAGGTGCTCGATCTCATCGCCGAAGAGCCCCATCGGTTCAGTCCGAACGTGGCCCTGCGTCCTCTGGTTCAAGACACGCTCCTGCCGACACTCGTTTACATCGGAGGGCCGACCGAGATCGCCTACTTCGCTCAGCTCACGCCACTCTATCCGGCTTGTGATGTGATCGAACCCGCGATCTGGCCGCGCGCGTCGCTCACACTCGTTGAATCGCGATATGCAGCGATGATGGCCAAATACGCCCTTCGACTCACCGACCTCTTTGCCGGAGCGGATGCCGCGCGTGCGGTCGTCGTAGAGCGATCTTTGAAACACGATCATCTCGATCTTTTCAATCGCGCCGAGGAGGTGGTGGCCGAGCAATTGGCTCACCTGCGGCAGATTCTCGTCGAGGTGGATCCGACGCTCGACCGACCGGCCCTCAAAGCCATCGAGAAAGTGCGCCATCAGATCGCGAGCCTCCGCCGTCATTACATTGATGCCCGCGCCCACCGTGATGCCATTCTCACCCAGCAGATTCAGCGGCTCACAACGATTCTCACTCCGGGCAGGAAATTGCAGGAGCGCGAGCTGAACGGATTTTACTTCTTCGCCCGCTACGGCTATAGCATCCTTGAGCGTATACGCCGGGAGATCGAGGTTCCCTCTCTCGATCATCGGCTCATTTTTCTCTAAACCATTTCACCGGAGGTGATGCCCCCGGCAGCGAAACACAGCCAGAACGCCATGTCGCCCCTTGTGCTTCCCTCTTTCATCGTCCGGGAGATCGAGTGCCATGCCCGGGAGACTGCTCCCGAGGAATGCTGTGGGTTGCTCGGAGGGAAGGGAAGAGTCGTGGAGAGTCTCTACCGGCTGCGCAACGTGGCCGAGACTCCGGAGACGCGTTACTGGGCCGATGTGAAGGATGTCTTCGCTGCTTTCCGCCTCATGCGCCAGCGAGGCCAAAAGTTGTTGGGAATTTATCACTCGCATCCCCGGGGGGAACCCCGCCCGTCCGAGACCGATATTCGTCAGGCGTACTACCCCGAGGCCGTCTATTTCATCATCACGCTGGAGCCGACTGTGTGCCTGCGGGCTTATCGGATTGTGGGGGGAGAGGTGGAGGATGTCTCCTACGATGTGGCGGATGACTTGCTCTGCGGTTCCACACGGTGACCGATCCCCGGGAAAGGACTGGAGAATGCGCGAACCAGGACAGTCTTCGCTCGCTCGGAATGACGAACAACGGGAAGAGCAGGTGTCGTGACATTGTCACGAGAGGTTGGGCGTCTCCCGACCAAGCGTCGAAGATGCTCTCCCGATGCAAGAGGTTGCGTTGATCCCTTCCGATGGGGCGCGCTCATCGTGAGCACCTGCTTTTCATCCTATCCGGGCAAGCAGGTGCATCGGAGTGGCAGTGCGAGGAGAACCCTCTGAACGGCGAGACTTCTTGCTTCGGTGGAAAATCGCAAGGATAATTAGGGCATGATGGATTCTTTTTGGAGGACAATTCAACATCTCACGGTCCGCGATGCGGTTGATATTTTTGTCGTAGCCTTGATGGTTTATGGGATACTCCGGTTGATCAAAAACACGCGGGCCATGCAGATGGTCTACGGGCTCATGGCGCTGGGGGTGCTTTATTTTCTTTCCTCCCGGATGCATCTGCGGGCGCTGGAATTCGTCCTCCGCAATGCACTGCTGTATATCGGCATCGCCGTCATCGTCATCTTTCAGACGGAGATTCGAGCCGGGCTCGTTCAGTTCGGAAGATATTTGCCTCGACCATTTGGAACGCGGGAGCCCCGGTTGAGCGAATACGAACGGATGTTCGAAGAGGTCCTGCTCGCCGTCACCACGCTGGCCGCGCAGAAGATGGGTGCTCTCATCGTCTTTGAGCGAACGATCGGGCTGCAAAATTTCATCGAGACGGGAGTTCGACTGGAGGCGCCGGTCTCCTACGATCTGCTCGTTTCCATCTTCCATCCTCGGGTGCCGCTTCATGATGGGGCCGTGATCATCCGGGGGAATCGCATTGTCGCGGCCAGTTGCTTCCTCCCCCTCACGCTCAATCCTCATCTCTCGAAGGAGTTCGGCACGCGACACCGAGCGGCGATTGGGGTCACCGAGGATACCGATGCCGTTGTCATCGTCGTT from Blastocatellia bacterium harbors:
- the bshC gene encoding bacillithiol biosynthesis cysteine-adding enzyme BshC, producing MTVPRSNSDRLSPASVEHRDERLRVSFTDIPHTPRLFVDFVCNFAQVSEFYGPMQRSDRPLSAWAEDVAGRARWRRLLVDVLRDQNRRFGGDDVTQANIDRLADSGCVAIVTGQQAGLFTGPLLTLYKALTAITVAAELQRQGIAAVPVFWINSEDHDFDEVNHCGVVGRDGQWTEIRYAGAEEDLGKPVADLVLTGDIDRAIGELLAALPNSEFLPQIEADLRSSYRAGTRFVEGFARLLMRMLGGTGLILFDPSDARLKPALVPLFRQVLAQSRPLGAALRKQTEMLQNRGYRPPIHLTEDSTFLFFREQGKRYPLVWMGDRVGVKGGATTFTEQEVLDLIAEEPHRFSPNVALRPLVQDTLLPTLVYIGGPTEIAYFAQLTPLYPACDVIEPAIWPRASLTLVESRYAAMMAKYALRLTDLFAGADAARAVVVERSLKHDHLDLFNRAEEVVAEQLAHLRQILVEVDPTLDRPALKAIEKVRHQIASLRRHYIDARAHRDAILTQQIQRLTTILTPGRKLQERELNGFYFFARYGYSILERIRREIEVPSLDHRLIFL
- the cdaA gene encoding diadenylate cyclase CdaA, which translates into the protein MMDSFWRTIQHLTVRDAVDIFVVALMVYGILRLIKNTRAMQMVYGLMALGVLYFLSSRMHLRALEFVLRNALLYIGIAVIVIFQTEIRAGLVQFGRYLPRPFGTREPRLSEYERMFEEVLLAVTTLAAQKMGALIVFERTIGLQNFIETGVRLEAPVSYDLLVSIFHPRVPLHDGAVIIRGNRIVAASCFLPLTLNPHLSKEFGTRHRAAIGVTEDTDAVVIVVSEETGIISFVAQGRLYRHMDTARLRQLLRQSLEPGGGRASFAPAS
- a CDS encoding M67 family metallopeptidase — its product is MPPAAKHSQNAMSPLVLPSFIVREIECHARETAPEECCGLLGGKGRVVESLYRLRNVAETPETRYWADVKDVFAAFRLMRQRGQKLLGIYHSHPRGEPRPSETDIRQAYYPEAVYFIITLEPTVCLRAYRIVGGEVEDVSYDVADDLLCGSTR